One genomic window of Ziziphus jujuba cultivar Dongzao chromosome 4, ASM3175591v1 includes the following:
- the LOC107415471 gene encoding protein ANTHESIS POMOTING FACTOR 1 produces MKMSLTELDDDIVRSMAIGAVFSDFGGKVNSIDFHRKDDLLVTASEDDSVRLYDIANAKLLKTTYHKKHGADRICFTHHPSSVICSSRYNLDSTGESLRYLSMYDNRCLRYFKGHKERIVSLCMSPINDSFMSGSMDHSVRIWDLRVNACQGILHLRGRPSVAYDQQGLVFAVAMEGGAIKLFDSRSYDKGPFDTFLVGGDMAEVCDIKFSNDGKSMLLTTTNNNIYVLDAYGGEKRCGYSLEPSPNITIEATFTPDGQYVVSGSGDGTLHAWSINTRNEVATWTSHIGVPSCLKWAPRRAMFVAASSVLTFWIPNTSNADSNPTDTEVGAQSEQPQ; encoded by the exons ATGAAGATGTCGCTCACAGAGCTAGACGACGACATAGTGCGCAGCATGGCCATTGGAGCCGTTTTCTCCGACTTC GGTGGAAAAGTTAATTCGATTGATTTTCATCGTAAGGATGATTTGCTTGTCACAGCCAGTGAAGATGACTCGGTGCGACTTTATGACATTGCAAATGCAAA GTTGCTTAAGACCACATATCATAAGAAACATGGAGCAGATCGTATATGCTTTACCCATCATCCGAGCTCCGTTATATGTTCATCTAGATATAATTTGGATTCCACTGGAG AATCCCTCCGGTATCTTTCGATGTATGACAATCGGTGCCTTCGATATTTTAAAGGACATAAAGAGAG AATCGTGTCCCTCTGTATGTCTCCAATTAATGATAGTTTCATGTCTGGTTCCATGGACCACAGTGTTAGAATATGGGATCTTCGTGTAAATGCCTGCCAG GGAATTTTACATCTACGTGGTAGACCTTCAGTAGCATATGACCAACAAGGCCTTGTATTTGCAGTGGCAATGGAAGGTGGTgccattaaattatttgattcacGTTCCTATGACAAG GGTCCCTTTGATACCTTTCTAGTTGGTGGAGACATGGCTGAGGTTTGTGATATTAAATTTAGCAATGATGGTAAATCAATGCTCTTGACAACAACAAACAACAACATCTATGTTCTTGATGCATATGGAGGAGAAAAG CGCTGTGGATACAGTCTGGAACCCTCTCCCAATATAACTATAGAGGCAACTTTTACACCAGATGGTCAATATGTGGTATCAG GCTCTGGAGATGGAACTTTGCATGCCTGGAGCATCAACACGCGAAATGAG GTGGCAACCTGGACCAGCCATATTGGAGTTCCTTCATGCTTGAAATGGGCTCCTCGTAGGGCCATGTTCGTAGCTGCATCGAGTGTTCTCACATTTTGGATACCCAACACATCAAACGCTGATTCCAATCCTACAGACACCGAAGTTGGGGCTCAATCTGAACAGCCTCAATGA
- the LOC107431408 gene encoding oleosin Ara h 10.0102 has protein sequence MADRPQPHQIQVHPQHPYGGVQHQYGGAGGKNVYSQQQHNRGPSTSQVLAVLTLLPVGGTLLALAGITLTGTIIGLAVTTPLFLIFSPVLVPAGLTIGLAVAAFLTSGAFGLTGLSSLSWFFNFFRQATGSTGSVQEQLDRAKKRMLDVAEYTGHKTKDVGQEIQTKAQEGKRSEGVREK, from the coding sequence ATGGCAGACCGTCCTCAACCTCACCAGATCCAGGTCCATCCTCAGCACCCCTATGGCGGCGTTCAACACCAGTATGGCGGTGCTGGTGGTAAGAACGTCTACTCTCAGCAGCAGCACAACAGAGGCCCCTCCACCAGCCAAGTTCTCGCCGTTCTGACACTCCTTCCCGTTGGTGGGACCCTGCTGGCGCTAGCCGGAATTACACTTACCGGAACCATTATCGGGCTCGCCGTCACCACCCCGCTTTTCCTTATATTTAGTCCGGTTCTGGTTCCGGCGGGCCTTACGATAGGCCTTGCCGTCGCGGCGTTTCTCACGTCTGGAGCTTTTGGGCTGACTGGGCTGTCTTCCCTCTCATggttcttcaatttcttccggCAGGCCACCGGATCTACTGGGTCAGTGCAAGAGCAGCTGGACCGAGCTAAGAAGCGTATGCTGGACGTGGCCGAGTATACGGGCCATAAAACCAAGGATGTGGGCCAGGAGATCCAGACCAAGGCCCAAGAAGGAAAGAGGTCTGAAGGAGTTAGAGAAAAATAG
- the LOC107415475 gene encoding LOB domain-containing protein 25, with protein sequence MASSSSYSNSPCAACKFLRRKCMPDCIFAPYFPPEEPQKFANVHKIFGASNVSKLLNEVLPHQREDAVNSLAYEAEARMKDPVYGCVGAISVLQRQVIRLQKELDATNADLMRYACNEMPADHHSHYAGSRRSNNSNNNSGHGSGGAGSSWGLNSGLYFSSPWNDSQERGTEGNM encoded by the coding sequence ATGGCTTCGTCTAGCAGCTATTCAAACTCTCCTTGTGCTGCGTGCAAGTTTCTGAGACGAAAATGCATGCCGGATTGCATATTCGCTCCGTATTTCCCACCAGAAGAGCCACAGAAATTCGCAAACGTCCACAAAATATTCGGCGCAAGCAACGTCAGCAAGCTCCTGAACGAAGTCCTTCCTCATCAGAGAGAAGACGCCGTTAACTCTCTGGCTTACGAAGCCGAGGCTCGGATGAAAGATCCGGTCTACGGCTGTGTCGGAGCCATTTCGGTGCTCCAAAGGCAAGTGATTAGGCTCCAGAAGGAATTGGACGCCACGAATGCTGATCTAATGCGCTACGCGTGCAATGAAATGCCAGCTGATCATCATTCTCACTATGCAGGATCAAGGAGgagtaataatagtaacaataattcAGGTCATGGAAGTGGTGGTGCTGGTAGTTCTTGGGGCTTGAATTCCGGCTTGTATTTTTCTTCTCCATGGAATGATAGTCAAGAGAGAGGAACAGAAGGTAATatgtaa